In a genomic window of Magnolia sinica isolate HGM2019 chromosome 16, MsV1, whole genome shotgun sequence:
- the LOC131229465 gene encoding uncharacterized protein LOC131229465, producing the protein MSMPLDQQQQSPPMVLNQQAYNSHSGSGSIGPVIAVLAVITILGIIAGMIGRLCSGRRIMGYGQFDFEGWIERKCSSCIDGRIDQPLPRNNANAGSSADSVPITIPVENTQETKHAEQSPQNPTPAAES; encoded by the coding sequence ATGTCAATGCCACTAGATCAGCAGCAGCAATCCCCTCCAATGGTTCTAAATCAGCAAGCCTACAACTCCCACTCAGGAAGTGGATCAATCGGCCCTGTGATTGCCGTCCTCGCCGTGATCACGATCTTAGGCATCATCGCAGGAATGATCGGTCGGCTCTGCTCTGGGAGGAGAATCATGGGCTATGGGCAATTCGACTTCGAAGGCTGGATTGAGAGGAAATGCTCTTCTTGCATCGACGGAAGGATCGACCAGCCATTGCCGAGGAACAACGCCAATGCTGGCAGCAGCGCCGACTCTGTTCCAATCACAATTCCGGTTGAGAACACTCAAGAAACAAAGCATGCAGAGCAATCTCCTCAAAACCCAACTCCAGCTGCTGAATCTTGA